A single genomic interval of Flavihumibacter rivuli harbors:
- a CDS encoding APC family permease produces MSSKNQLRLFDLTMIVISLVIGMGIFRTATDSARAALNTEVYFAAWIAGGLVALCGALTYAEIGSRFPVTGGYYKIFAECYHPSIAFAINCIILISNAASLSGVALIGSEYISQLVFTEPPTDFVKALIAMVAVLIFYLVNLSGLRLSSKTQNVLMMIKIGMILVLIGSLFFPSATSSDLAPLVAVKHSTMDYVKSFGLALVAVSFTYGGYQQSINFGEEVHEPRRTVPRGIFIGILCIITLYLLVQIAYVKAIGFEELKTTKGIAAVVAERMFGPVGKTIFTILLFLAVLAYVNVLLLSNPRVMYAMSQDGILPKAFARKDKERDVLTVSLTVFSAICIIVLFFANTFDKILGFTIFLDSIGMATSAATIFILRRKTKHLDNTGIYSMKLYPLLPLVFISTYLFVGTNIFLDTPNLAITGLVVFAVFLLVYFLAVKGQRKS; encoded by the coding sequence ATGAGTTCCAAAAACCAACTGCGATTGTTTGACCTGACCATGATCGTCATCAGCCTGGTCATTGGGATGGGGATCTTCCGTACCGCGACCGATTCGGCCAGGGCTGCCCTGAACACTGAAGTCTATTTCGCCGCATGGATCGCCGGCGGCCTGGTAGCCCTTTGTGGTGCATTGACCTATGCGGAGATCGGCTCGCGATTTCCGGTAACGGGTGGCTACTACAAGATATTCGCTGAATGTTACCATCCCTCTATCGCCTTTGCCATCAACTGCATCATCCTGATCTCCAATGCTGCCTCCCTGTCGGGCGTGGCCCTCATCGGGAGTGAATACATTTCCCAGCTGGTCTTTACTGAACCACCAACCGATTTTGTGAAAGCCCTGATCGCCATGGTGGCCGTCCTCATCTTCTACCTAGTGAACCTTTCCGGTCTGCGCCTGAGTTCCAAAACCCAGAATGTGCTCATGATGATCAAGATCGGGATGATCCTGGTGCTGATCGGTTCGCTTTTCTTTCCTTCTGCCACAAGCAGCGACCTGGCCCCATTGGTAGCAGTGAAGCATTCCACCATGGACTATGTCAAATCATTTGGCCTGGCACTGGTGGCCGTTTCGTTTACCTATGGAGGTTACCAGCAAAGCATCAATTTCGGGGAGGAAGTGCATGAACCAAGAAGGACCGTTCCCCGTGGCATCTTCATTGGTATCCTTTGCATCATCACCCTCTATTTACTGGTGCAGATTGCTTATGTGAAAGCCATCGGGTTTGAGGAACTGAAGACCACCAAGGGTATTGCAGCCGTAGTGGCAGAGCGGATGTTCGGGCCGGTTGGCAAGACCATCTTTACCATCCTGCTTTTCCTGGCCGTCCTAGCCTATGTGAATGTATTGCTGCTGAGCAATCCCCGTGTCATGTATGCCATGAGCCAGGATGGTATCCTTCCTAAGGCCTTTGCCAGGAAGGATAAGGAGCGTGACGTACTCACCGTAAGCCTGACCGTTTTCTCGGCCATTTGTATCATTGTTTTGTTCTTCGCCAATACTTTCGACAAGATCCTGGGCTTTACCATCTTCCTCGATTCCATTGGTATGGCCACTTCTGCCGCAACCATCTTTATTCTTCGGCGCAAAACAAAGCACCTCGACAATACCGGTATCTACAGCATGAAGCTGTACCCGTTACTGCCATTGGTCTTTATCAGCACCTATCTTTTTGTTGGAACCAATATTTTCCTTGACACACCCAACCTGGCGATTACCGGCCTGGTTGTTTTTGCTGTTTTCCTCCTGGTCTATTTCCTGGCGGTGAAAGGGCAGCGGAAATCATGA
- a CDS encoding TonB-dependent receptor plug domain-containing protein: MKKHWLLVAATMYGSHLSAQQDSSKGKTLETVVVTANKIPQKQNTTGKVLTVIDRNTLERNSGRTLAQLLNEQSGVIVNGSQNPLGTNQTIYLRGSSAANTLILVDGMPVTDGSGSTNEFDINHFNIDQIERVEILKGAQSTLYGSDAVAGVINIITRKSFNDNPGVFRGSLAAGSFGTIKGNMGINGGFGSWSYDLNYSRTHSDGFSAAQDASGNKGFDRDGFDQGMFNGSIRYQATKNWTIRAYSQMGHYKADIDDAALQDDKNNTIRNSNKLFGLQTFHQWAKGSFTFNTNYNQLERKYDDPVNDPAGPNDYDPFNGTYKGQSFFAEAYVNLKLREKLSLLAGADYRWNSADINTLYGSLGSDSLVSSMLSTYASLSLQNTQGFGAELGGRFTQHKDFGDVATFSFNPYYNINKTFRVFASYGTAFRAPSVYQLASEYGNRNLEPERSKQWEAGLQVSTNKPSGTLSISYFDRQVKDVIIFAPIANPPYGQYRNADDQHDRGLELEGSWQLTNKFTVKANYTYVDGKITTNASGKDTSFFNLYRRPRNSANLNAAYQFSPKFYVSLGFRWVDERQDLYFNPDNFATEKKTLDAYYNVDAYASYQMGRRWKLFADLRNITDRQYFDLYGYNSRRFNFMTGVQFNW; this comes from the coding sequence ATGAAAAAGCATTGGTTGCTGGTGGCTGCTACGATGTATGGCAGTCATCTATCGGCACAACAGGACAGTTCAAAAGGAAAGACCCTTGAAACGGTAGTGGTTACCGCGAACAAGATCCCCCAGAAACAGAACACCACAGGAAAAGTATTAACCGTTATTGACCGAAATACGCTGGAACGCAACAGTGGCAGGACCCTTGCCCAACTGTTGAATGAACAATCCGGCGTGATCGTCAATGGTTCCCAAAATCCATTGGGTACCAACCAAACCATCTACCTCAGGGGCTCCAGCGCAGCCAATACGCTGATCCTTGTGGATGGCATGCCGGTCACCGACGGCTCCGGCTCCACCAACGAGTTTGACATCAACCATTTCAACATCGACCAGATAGAAAGGGTAGAGATCCTGAAAGGGGCGCAGTCTACCTTGTATGGATCAGATGCTGTTGCCGGCGTGATCAATATCATCACCAGGAAAAGCTTCAATGACAACCCGGGTGTATTTCGCGGTTCCCTGGCTGCAGGATCCTTTGGAACCATCAAGGGCAACATGGGCATTAACGGTGGTTTTGGCAGCTGGTCCTATGACCTCAACTACAGCCGCACCCATTCCGACGGTTTTTCTGCCGCCCAAGATGCCAGCGGCAATAAAGGCTTCGACCGCGATGGATTTGACCAGGGCATGTTCAATGGTTCGATCCGTTACCAGGCCACGAAAAACTGGACCATCAGGGCTTATTCGCAGATGGGCCATTATAAGGCAGACATCGATGATGCCGCCCTGCAGGACGACAAGAACAATACTATCCGCAACAGCAATAAACTGTTCGGCCTGCAAACCTTCCACCAATGGGCAAAGGGAAGCTTTACTTTCAACACCAACTACAACCAGCTGGAGCGGAAATACGATGACCCGGTGAATGATCCTGCCGGCCCTAACGATTACGATCCATTCAACGGAACGTATAAGGGACAATCCTTCTTTGCCGAAGCCTATGTGAACCTGAAGCTAAGGGAAAAATTATCCCTGCTGGCCGGTGCCGACTACCGCTGGAACAGTGCAGATATCAATACCCTTTACGGATCTTTGGGTTCCGATAGCCTGGTGAGCAGCATGCTCAGCACTTATGCATCACTGTCTCTCCAAAACACCCAGGGATTTGGCGCCGAACTTGGCGGAAGGTTTACGCAGCACAAGGACTTTGGGGATGTAGCAACCTTCTCATTCAATCCCTATTACAATATCAACAAGACCTTCAGGGTATTTGCCTCTTACGGAACTGCATTCCGTGCACCATCCGTTTACCAGCTGGCGTCGGAGTATGGCAACAGGAACCTGGAGCCGGAACGCAGCAAGCAGTGGGAAGCAGGCCTGCAGGTCAGCACCAATAAACCTTCTGGCACATTAAGCATCAGTTACTTCGACCGCCAGGTGAAAGATGTGATCATCTTTGCCCCCATTGCCAATCCGCCTTACGGACAGTACCGCAATGCTGATGACCAGCACGACAGGGGACTGGAGCTGGAAGGAAGCTGGCAGCTCACCAACAAGTTCACGGTAAAAGCCAACTACACTTATGTAGATGGCAAGATCACGACCAATGCTTCAGGCAAAGACACTTCCTTCTTCAACCTGTACCGCAGGCCAAGGAACAGCGCCAACCTGAATGCCGCTTACCAGTTCAGCCCTAAATTCTATGTAAGCCTTGGCTTCAGGTGGGTAGATGAACGCCAGGACCTCTACTTCAATCCTGACAACTTCGCAACAGAAAAGAAGACACTGGATGCTTACTATAACGTAGATGCCTATGCGTCCTATCAAATGGGCAGAAGGTGGAAGCTGTTTGCGGACCTGAGGAATATCACCGACAGGCAGTACTTCGACCTGTATGGCTACAACAGTCGCCGCTTCAACTTCATGACCGGCGTTCAATTCAATTGGTAA
- a CDS encoding ABC transporter substrate-binding protein: MTRCSSFLPAATQMIYDMGLDNHLDGITFECPAIAQEEKNVVVRCILEGKEYSSEEIDRIFSASKASGKSLYYVESEKLESIAPDVIFTQDTCEVCQIDTACTASAVAALSKQPELVPLSPNSLQDVFETAITIARALGREECAYAYLSGLQSRMNALLDKQRAHRLLPRRVSLLEWMEPIYNCGHWIPHQVAWAGGIDMLSNPSGDSIVIPFDKIRKYDPEVLVIAPCGFTVERSIQEIGKLTNLQGWEDLSAVRNDEVYIADFDLFTQPSASTLVDGIELLASCFHPQYFEVPAHLVHKVKKLALTSQLT; encoded by the coding sequence ATGACCCGTTGTTCATCATTCCTGCCGGCTGCCACCCAGATGATCTATGATATGGGACTGGACAACCACCTGGATGGGATCACATTTGAATGTCCGGCCATTGCGCAGGAAGAAAAAAACGTAGTGGTAAGGTGTATCCTCGAAGGAAAGGAATACAGCAGCGAGGAGATCGACAGGATCTTCTCCGCCTCTAAGGCCTCGGGAAAAAGCCTTTACTATGTGGAATCGGAAAAACTGGAAAGCATTGCACCGGATGTAATTTTCACCCAGGACACCTGTGAAGTTTGCCAGATAGATACAGCCTGCACGGCATCCGCGGTTGCTGCCTTGAGCAAGCAGCCGGAACTGGTACCCCTCAGTCCCAACAGCCTGCAGGATGTCTTTGAAACAGCCATCACCATTGCCCGTGCACTGGGAAGGGAAGAATGCGCCTACGCCTATCTTTCAGGTCTGCAGTCCAGGATGAATGCGCTCCTTGACAAGCAGCGCGCTCATCGCCTGCTGCCCAGGAGGGTGAGCCTGCTCGAATGGATGGAACCCATTTACAACTGTGGCCATTGGATACCCCACCAGGTGGCATGGGCAGGAGGCATTGATATGCTGAGCAACCCATCCGGCGACAGCATCGTGATCCCCTTCGATAAGATCAGGAAGTATGATCCGGAAGTATTGGTCATAGCCCCCTGCGGATTTACTGTGGAGCGCTCCATCCAGGAAATTGGGAAGCTCACCAATTTACAAGGCTGGGAAGATCTTTCAGCTGTCCGCAATGATGAGGTGTATATAGCAGACTTCGATCTTTTCACCCAGCCCAGTGCATCAACCCTTGTTGATGGTATTGAACTGCTGGCCTCCTGTTTCCATCCGCAGTATTTTGAAGTGCCTGCACACCTGGTGCATAAAGTGAAAAAACTGGCATTGACCTCACAACTTACATAA
- a CDS encoding TonB-dependent receptor family protein, with protein sequence MKSWLPIASLLLTVKAQSQTAADTLRPDSVIVYGFAQNSTIRKASGAVAVLANRDWQRFSPASVLSAINTQAGVRMEERSPGSYRLAIRGSSVRSPFGVRNIRFYLGQVPFTDPGGNTYLNQLAPELFGQLETWRGPAGSQYGAGTGGVLLMAPSTLDSAHLSIQLQAGSYGLFQVAAKAQFNTGATHHQLLVSHQQADGYRQQSAMRREMLSWTATTRHHEKATLYSTILLGDLFYETPGGLTLQQYQKDPSQARPAAGAFPSAVDAKASIRQQMIWAALREEWKISNQWTLNASIYGAYSSIANPSIRNYEKRSEPHLGGRMVFDYSTTLGKGKLQWLTGMEYQQGNFRVNVYRNLGGEAGALTTADKVDPRILLAFSELKLAFEKGWSFSAGASITDNKVRITRTTETPEFRFTSNYRNEWSPRFTLAKNFRNLTAYVLAAKGFSPPTTSELLPSTSVINTSLQAEYGWNYEAGLKGSFLGSRLYADISFFHFRLTNAIVQRRDASGADYFENAGTATQKGIEASLRYAVIQNRHSTLRALLAYTHHPFTYDELKQGANDLSGKSLPGVPRNNLVAGLDYSLKRFSAILNWQYTDPIWLNDANSEKAAPYQLLSARLGYKLGMGKQQWEVFAGADNLFNQTYSLGNDINAAAGRYYNAAAPRNWFAGLRFSR encoded by the coding sequence ATGAAATCCTGGTTACCGATCGCGTCCTTATTGCTTACCGTTAAAGCCCAATCCCAAACTGCTGCCGATACCCTCAGGCCGGATAGCGTCATTGTATACGGATTCGCGCAGAACAGCACCATCCGAAAGGCCTCCGGAGCGGTGGCGGTACTGGCCAACCGCGACTGGCAACGGTTTTCACCGGCATCGGTACTGTCGGCCATCAATACCCAGGCCGGCGTAAGGATGGAAGAAAGAAGTCCCGGCAGCTACCGGCTCGCCATCAGGGGGAGCTCTGTTCGGTCACCCTTCGGCGTTAGGAATATCCGCTTTTACCTGGGCCAGGTACCCTTTACCGATCCCGGCGGCAATACCTACCTCAACCAACTGGCACCCGAGCTATTCGGGCAACTGGAAACCTGGCGGGGACCGGCCGGCAGCCAATACGGGGCAGGAACAGGTGGGGTCTTGCTAATGGCCCCTTCCACGCTCGACTCGGCCCATCTCTCCATCCAGTTGCAAGCCGGCAGCTACGGGTTATTCCAGGTTGCGGCAAAGGCACAATTCAATACAGGAGCCACCCATCACCAGTTACTGGTAAGCCACCAGCAAGCCGACGGCTACCGGCAACAATCGGCCATGCGCAGGGAAATGCTTAGCTGGACAGCCACCACCAGGCACCATGAAAAAGCTACCCTCTACAGTACCATCCTGTTGGGGGACCTGTTCTATGAAACACCGGGTGGACTAACCCTGCAGCAATACCAGAAGGATCCCTCGCAGGCCAGGCCTGCTGCCGGCGCCTTCCCCTCGGCAGTTGATGCAAAAGCATCCATCCGCCAGCAAATGATATGGGCGGCCCTAAGGGAGGAATGGAAGATCAGTAATCAATGGACCCTCAATGCCTCCATTTATGGAGCATACAGCAGTATAGCCAACCCTTCTATCCGCAATTATGAAAAACGCTCAGAGCCCCATTTGGGTGGAAGGATGGTTTTCGATTATAGTACAACGTTAGGAAAGGGGAAACTTCAATGGTTGACCGGTATGGAATACCAGCAGGGCAATTTCAGGGTGAATGTTTACCGCAACCTGGGTGGCGAAGCCGGTGCGTTGACCACGGCCGACAAGGTCGATCCCCGCATCCTGCTGGCCTTCTCTGAACTCAAACTCGCCTTTGAAAAGGGCTGGTCCTTTTCTGCAGGGGCAAGTATTACCGACAACAAGGTAAGGATCACCCGCACCACCGAAACACCTGAATTCCGGTTTACCAGCAATTACCGCAATGAATGGTCTCCACGCTTCACCCTTGCCAAAAACTTTCGGAACCTTACTGCCTATGTACTGGCAGCAAAAGGCTTCTCCCCACCCACTACTTCAGAGTTATTGCCATCCACCAGCGTGATCAACACCTCCCTGCAAGCCGAATATGGCTGGAATTATGAAGCAGGTTTAAAAGGAAGCTTCCTGGGGTCCCGGCTCTATGCCGATATCAGCTTCTTCCATTTCCGGCTGACCAATGCTATTGTCCAACGCAGGGATGCCAGCGGGGCTGATTATTTTGAAAATGCCGGAACAGCCACCCAGAAAGGGATCGAAGCAAGCCTCCGTTATGCGGTCATCCAAAACAGGCATTCAACCCTGCGTGCGCTGCTGGCCTACACCCATCATCCCTTTACCTATGACGAACTGAAGCAAGGCGCCAACGATCTTTCCGGAAAGTCATTACCAGGGGTCCCCCGGAATAACCTGGTGGCCGGCCTCGATTACAGCCTGAAAAGGTTTTCAGCCATCCTTAACTGGCAATACACCGACCCCATTTGGCTGAACGATGCCAATAGCGAAAAAGCTGCTCCCTACCAATTGTTATCCGCCCGCCTTGGCTATAAACTGGGAATGGGTAAACAGCAATGGGAGGTATTTGCCGGGGCTGATAACCTCTTTAACCAGACCTATAGCCTCGGGAACGATATCAATGCCGCGGCAGGCCGTTACTACAATGCAGCAGCCCCTCGCAACTGGTTTGCCGGCCTGCGCTTCAGCCGCTGA
- a CDS encoding DUF6580 family putative transport protein: MKPVKSSPQLTYLLFFMAIVAAMRIPNAAQLTPLSNFTPIGAMALFGGAYLRPAWKAAFFPLLTLLVSDLVINLMVFNGQYGAMYSGWYWIYGAFTLIVLIGRVALKSIRPLHVLSGAIAGSLLYWMVVDLGVWLGGGTDLRTMQPFSRDWEGLMQCYLQGWPFMKNFLAGTVGYSAPLFGAMQAMTSKANKATDNKAEVNCA; the protein is encoded by the coding sequence ATGAAACCTGTTAAATCTTCCCCACAGCTTACCTACCTGCTGTTTTTCATGGCCATCGTTGCGGCCATGCGCATCCCCAATGCCGCGCAACTGACCCCGCTCAGCAACTTCACCCCCATTGGTGCCATGGCATTGTTTGGAGGAGCCTATTTACGGCCGGCCTGGAAAGCTGCATTCTTTCCTTTATTGACCTTACTGGTCAGCGACCTGGTGATCAACCTCATGGTGTTCAATGGACAATACGGGGCCATGTATAGCGGCTGGTATTGGATCTATGGGGCATTTACCTTGATCGTCCTCATTGGCAGGGTGGCCCTGAAGAGCATCCGCCCCTTGCATGTACTGTCTGGCGCTATTGCCGGCAGCCTATTGTATTGGATGGTCGTTGACCTCGGTGTATGGCTGGGTGGTGGTACCGACCTGCGCACCATGCAACCATTCAGCCGCGACTGGGAAGGGCTGATGCAGTGCTACCTGCAGGGCTGGCCATTCATGAAGAATTTCCTGGCAGGCACTGTAGGCTATAGCGCGCCGCTGTTTGGGGCAATGCAAGCTATGACCAGCAAGGCCAATAAAGCCACCGACAATAAAGCTGAGGTAAACTGCGCTTAA